The following nucleotide sequence is from Devosia salina.
CCTCATTGAGCACGAGACTGGCCAGCGGATCGAGCCGGTCGAGCAGCCCCCGGCCATAGAGCAGGATCATGTCGTCAAGCGGATGGGGCAGCAGAACCTTGGCCATGCTCATTCCGCCGGGGTGCCAAGCACGGGAATGGTGCCGGCATCGTCGGCCACGGCATGCGGACGGGCATGCTGGCCGGCGCTGACGAAGCGACGCAGTTCGGGCGTTGACGGATTGGTCATGATGTCGGGCGGCCCGCTCTCATGCACCTTGCCGTCGCGCATGTAGATCACGAGATCGGCGACGCGCTGTGCGAATTCCATCTCATGGGTAACGAGGATCATGGTCATGCCGTCGGCGGCCAGCTTCTCGATCACCTTAAGCACTTCCCCAGTGAGTTCGGGATCGAGCGCCGAGGTCACCTCGTCGAACAGCATGACTTTGGGCTGCATGGCGAGGCTGCGCGCAATGGCGACACGCTGCTGCTGCCCGCCGGAAAGCTGTTCCGGATAAGCATCGAGCCGGTCGGCGAGACCGACCCGACCCAGCACGTCGGCGGCCAGTTGCCGCGCCTCGCTGCGACCCATCTTCTTGACGCTACGTGGTGCCAGCATGATGTTCTCGGCCACGGTCAGGTGGGGAAACAGATTATAGCTCTGGAACACGATGCCGACGTCGCGACGCAGGGCGCGCAGGTCGACATCCTTGCCTGAGAGTTCCTGCTCACAGACGCGCAGTTCGCCGGAGTCGATGGTCTCCAGCCGGTCAAGACAGCGCAGGGCCGTGCTCTTGCCCGAGCCGCTCTGGCCGATGATGGCGACGACCTGACCCTTGTCGACGGAAAAGCTCACGCCCTTGAGCACGGCGACCGGGCCGAAGCTCTTGTGGACGTCTTTCAGCTCAACGATTGGCGGCATTGAGTTTCCTCTCGAGAACGCGGCTTCCGACCGAAAGCGGATAGCTGATGATGAAATAGAGCGCGGCCGCCGCGCCGAAGAACAGGAAGGGCTGGAAGGTGGAGTTGTTGAGCAGCTTGGCGAAGTAGCCCAGTTCCGAATAGCCGATGACTAGCGATGCGATGGACGTGTTCTTGATGATCTGAACCATGAAGCCCACGGTAGGTGGGGTCGAGATGCGGATGGCTTGGGGAATGATCACCTGGCGCATGCGCTGCCAACGGGTCAGGCCCAGGCACTCGGCAGCCTCCCATTGCGGCTTGGGCACGGCCTGGAGGGCGCTGCGCCAGATATCGGCGAGGAAGGCGGCGGAATAGACGGTCATCGCCAGGGTGGCGGCGGCGAGCGCCGGCATGTCATAGCCCCCGACAATGGCGGGCCCGAAGTAGCAGATGCCCATGATGACCAGCAGGGGAATGCCCTGGATGATCTGTATATAGGTCGCTGCCAGAAAGCGCAGCGGCACGAGCGGGGAGATGCGCGTCAGCGCCAGCACGAAGGCCAGGATGCCGCCGAAGAGAAAGGTCAGCAGGCTGAGCACGATCGTGCCCCAGAGGCCCTGCAGCAGGAAATAGGCTTGTTGCCAGTTCATTGCGGCCTCACAGCGCTGTGCCGAGCTTGCGCCGGCGGGGAAACAGGACAAGTCCGAGCAGGTAAAAGACAAAGCGCACGAAGAGCGACAGCACCAGATAGGCAAAGCCCAGCACGATGAAGACCTCGAAGTTGCGGTAGGTCTCGGTCTGGATGCGATTGGCGATGCCGAACAGTTCTTCGACGCCCACCGAGGAGAGAATGCTGGTCACCAGCATCAGCAGCACATATTGGCCGGTCAGCGCGGGATAGACGCGCTCCATGGCAGGGCGCAGCACGATGTGGATGAAGGTCTGCCAGCGGTTGAGACCGAGGCATTCGGCGGCTTCCAGCTGGGTCTTGCGCACGGATTCGATGCCGGCGCGCATGATTTCGGTCGTATAGGCGCCGATGTTGATGACCAGAGCCAGCGTCGCGCCCACTTCGATGGGCCAGCGAACGCCCACGCTCGACAGGCCGAAAATCAGGAAATAGGCCTGAATGATCAGCGGTGTATTGCGGATGACCTCGACATAGACGGCGATCACGCGCTGCAGCGACGCCGAGCCGCTGGTGCGCCCCAGGGCGCACAGGGTGCCGAGAGTAAAGCCGAAGATGGTGGAGAAGAAGGCCAGCCGCAGGGTGACCAGCACGCCGGTCCAGACCAGCGGCCAATAGCCGAGAACGGCCGAAAAGTTGAATTGGTAGCTCATTGCACGCCTCGGCTGGTACGGATGCCGGCCACGCGGGATAGACGCGGCCGGCGGCAGTCCATGGGACCGTTAGCGGTCTTCGCCCTTGAGGATTTCGGCGGGAATTTCGGCATTCTGGTAGGTCTTGTAGATCTCGCCCAGCTTGCCATTGGCGAGGTTGGTGCGGACCCATTCGTCGAGCCAGGCCTTGGTGGTCGTGTCGCCCAGCGGCATGGCAATGCCATAGTAGACAGTGGTCAGCACGAACTTGGATTCGAGATCCTTGGAGGG
It contains:
- a CDS encoding amino acid ABC transporter permease, producing the protein MSYQFNFSAVLGYWPLVWTGVLVTLRLAFFSTIFGFTLGTLCALGRTSGSASLQRVIAVYVEVIRNTPLIIQAYFLIFGLSSVGVRWPIEVGATLALVINIGAYTTEIMRAGIESVRKTQLEAAECLGLNRWQTFIHIVLRPAMERVYPALTGQYVLLMLVTSILSSVGVEELFGIANRIQTETYRNFEVFIVLGFAYLVLSLFVRFVFYLLGLVLFPRRRKLGTAL
- a CDS encoding amino acid ABC transporter permease, with product MNWQQAYFLLQGLWGTIVLSLLTFLFGGILAFVLALTRISPLVPLRFLAATYIQIIQGIPLLVIMGICYFGPAIVGGYDMPALAAATLAMTVYSAAFLADIWRSALQAVPKPQWEAAECLGLTRWQRMRQVIIPQAIRISTPPTVGFMVQIIKNTSIASLVIGYSELGYFAKLLNNSTFQPFLFFGAAAALYFIISYPLSVGSRVLERKLNAANR
- a CDS encoding amino acid ABC transporter ATP-binding protein yields the protein MPPIVELKDVHKSFGPVAVLKGVSFSVDKGQVVAIIGQSGSGKSTALRCLDRLETIDSGELRVCEQELSGKDVDLRALRRDVGIVFQSYNLFPHLTVAENIMLAPRSVKKMGRSEARQLAADVLGRVGLADRLDAYPEQLSGGQQQRVAIARSLAMQPKVMLFDEVTSALDPELTGEVLKVIEKLAADGMTMILVTHEMEFAQRVADLVIYMRDGKVHESGPPDIMTNPSTPELRRFVSAGQHARPHAVADDAGTIPVLGTPAE